A stretch of the Acanthochromis polyacanthus isolate Apoly-LR-REF ecotype Palm Island chromosome 22, KAUST_Apoly_ChrSc, whole genome shotgun sequence genome encodes the following:
- the LOC110968783 gene encoding gamma-crystallin M2-like: MEHAWRIFFYEDKNFQGRYYECNSDCPELSSHFSRCNSIRVEGGAWVIYERPQYMGYQYVLMRGDYPNYQSWNGFNDTIRSCRLIRYPSSRHRIRIYERPDFSGQMLEFSDDQPNLLERWRYRDVYSAHVQDGFWVFYEHPNYRGRQYLLEKGEYRRHSEWGALHPSVGSIRRVVDF; this comes from the exons ATGGAGCACGCATGGAGG ATCTTCTTTTATGAAGACAAGAACTTCCAGGGTCGGTACTATGAATGCAACAGCGACTGTCCTGAGCTCAGCTCCCACTTCAGCCGCTGCAACTCCATCCGGGTGGAGGGCGGCGCCTGGGTGATCTACGAGAGGCCCCAGTACATGGGCTACCAGTACGTCCTGATGCGAGGGGACTACCCCAACTACCAGAGCTGGAACGGCTTCAACGACACCATCCGCTCCTGTCGCCTTATCAGATAT CCATCCAGCAGGCACAGGATCCGCATCTACGAACGTCCAGACTTCAGCGGCCAGATGTTAGAGTTCAGCGACGATCAGCCCAACCTGCTGGAGCGCTGGCGCTACCGGGACGTCTACTCGGCTCACGTCCAGGACGGCTTCTGGGTCTTCTACGAGCATCCGAACTACAGGGGGCGCCAGTACCTGCTGGAGAAGGGCGAGTACCGGCGGCACTCAGAGTGGGGCGCTCTTCATCCGTCTGTCGGCTCCATTAGACGGGTCGTGGACTTTTAG